From Triticum aestivum cultivar Chinese Spring chromosome 4A, IWGSC CS RefSeq v2.1, whole genome shotgun sequence, a single genomic window includes:
- the LOC123082847 gene encoding uncharacterized protein, protein MENKGAAAPAAPEKEEAQAAAAAATSCFKRTVGEDASLLELAKDQYRQFAEAQGRDHWECLKNKVSSMFADPIFGGLKPDSTANTPPPSVESQ, encoded by the coding sequence ATGGAGAACAAGGGGGCGGCTGCGCCGGCggcgccagagaaggaggaggcgcaggcggcggcggcggcggcgacgtcgtgCTTCAAGAGGACGGTGGGCGAGGACGCGTCGCTGTTGGAGCTGGCCAAGGACCAGTACCGGCAGTTCGCGGAGGCGCAGGGTCGGGACCACTGGGAGTGCCTCAAGAACAAGGTCAGCTCCATGTTCGCCGACCCCATCTTCGGCGGCCTCAAGCCCGACTCCACCGCCAacacgccgccgccgtccgtcgaGTCGCAGTAG